In Rhodococcus pseudokoreensis, one DNA window encodes the following:
- a CDS encoding DUF5994 family protein, which yields MRLKPAQSRGFVQGAWWPRSTHLTDELPALLTALSRRLGHIDEIFYDENGWAPAPSCIDRAGTTVALRRSSDKSSNTLAITGEKFGRLVLLVVPPYTDPVFAYATIMTAASPRDVSTADELLAIGAREAEDRRLALLAQHRWESEGGALRHRGDKSGPPRRTGDRDRVRRG from the coding sequence TTGCGGCTCAAGCCCGCCCAGTCCCGCGGATTCGTACAGGGCGCCTGGTGGCCACGATCGACTCACCTCACCGATGAACTTCCGGCCCTGCTCACGGCCCTCTCGCGGCGGCTGGGCCACATCGACGAAATCTTCTACGACGAGAACGGCTGGGCGCCAGCACCGTCGTGTATCGACCGCGCAGGCACCACGGTTGCTCTGCGACGCTCCAGCGACAAGTCGAGCAACACACTGGCGATCACCGGCGAGAAGTTCGGGCGGCTGGTCCTGCTGGTGGTCCCTCCCTATACCGACCCGGTCTTCGCCTACGCGACCATAATGACGGCGGCGAGTCCGCGCGACGTCTCCACCGCCGACGAACTGCTGGCGATCGGTGCGCGCGAGGCCGAGGACCGCCGGCTGGCACTGCTCGCCCAACACCGCTGGGAGTCCGAAGGCGGAGCACTACGCCACCGTGGAGACAAGTCCGGACCGCCGCGCCGCACCGGCGACCGCGACAGGGTGCGACGCGGCTGA
- a CDS encoding helix-turn-helix transcriptional regulator — translation MVREHEGAVDAAELASQIGVHVTTVRFHLDALCDDGAITRTRMNRPGAGRPRTGYLAIEERVDYRTLADVLAMELGQTVQTRARRAQHAGHEWAVRMAASRRAGTGDGGHTPESDDDDALDHAAARTTDAFARMGFGPELVSAAGPPTPPSADSGGPAGERERIIRLHACPVRDLARSHPEVVCGVHRGLLQGLLDTSATEGDRKPHRPDISAHLEPFVEPELCVARLVAG, via the coding sequence ATGGTGCGTGAGCACGAGGGTGCGGTGGACGCCGCCGAGCTGGCATCACAGATCGGTGTGCACGTGACGACGGTGCGGTTCCATCTGGACGCACTGTGTGACGACGGCGCGATCACGCGCACCCGGATGAACCGGCCGGGCGCCGGCCGGCCCCGTACCGGCTATCTGGCGATCGAGGAACGCGTGGACTACCGGACCCTCGCCGACGTCCTCGCGATGGAGCTGGGCCAGACGGTGCAGACGCGGGCTCGCCGCGCGCAGCACGCCGGGCACGAATGGGCCGTGCGGATGGCGGCTTCCCGCAGGGCAGGCACCGGTGACGGCGGGCACACACCGGAGTCGGATGACGATGATGCGCTCGATCACGCGGCGGCACGCACCACGGATGCTTTCGCGCGGATGGGGTTCGGCCCCGAGCTGGTCTCGGCGGCGGGACCGCCGACACCGCCGTCGGCGGACAGCGGCGGCCCCGCGGGCGAACGTGAACGGATCATTCGCCTGCACGCCTGCCCGGTACGGGATCTGGCCCGGTCGCATCCCGAGGTGGTGTGCGGAGTGCACCGGGGGTTGCTGCAGGGTCTGCTGGACACGTCAGCGACCGAGGGAGACCGAAAGCCGCATCGACCGGACATCTCGGCTCACCTCGAGCCGTTCGTGGAACCCGAACTGTGTGTGGCCAGGCTGGTGGCGGGGTGA
- a CDS encoding dsRBD fold-containing protein gives MNQKTWSVNIVIDDHKSAETGAQTRASARLHTSGRAIFVGTGLARRNPHHTDVPEVSDDMAAARALADLSHQLYEAAAQREAVTRTALTSARAADFGRPRSSA, from the coding sequence GTGAACCAGAAGACATGGTCGGTGAACATCGTCATCGACGACCACAAATCGGCGGAGACCGGCGCCCAGACACGAGCGAGCGCCCGTCTGCATACCAGCGGCCGGGCCATATTCGTGGGAACGGGACTCGCCCGGCGCAATCCGCACCATACCGACGTCCCGGAGGTCAGCGACGACATGGCCGCTGCCCGCGCCCTGGCAGACCTGTCGCATCAACTGTACGAAGCAGCCGCGCAGCGGGAAGCGGTCACGCGGACCGCGCTCACCTCCGCACGCGCCGCCGACTTCGGCCGTCCACGTTCCTCGGCCTGA
- the ctaD gene encoding cytochrome c oxidase subunit I — MTPVVSELVPVRPYPTRRGIKGSFLYKAATTTDPKMLGLMYLVTSFAFFMVGGLMALLIRGELAVPGLQFLSNEQYNQLFTMHGTIMLLLYATPIVFGFANYILPLQIGAPDVAFPRLNALSYWLYLFGAIITVSGFLTPGGAADFGWTGYSPLTSAVHSPGVGGDLWIMGLALAGVGTILGGVNMITTVICLRAPGMTMFRMPIFTWNIFITMILVLIAFPILTAALLGLLVDRHLGAHLFDPATGGALLWQHLFWFFGHPEVYIVAIPFFGIVSEIFPVFSRKPLFGYTGLVYATIAIAALSTAVWAHHMFATGAVLLPFFSLMSFFIAIPTGVKFFNWIGTMWKGQLTFETPMLFSLGFLVTFLFGGLSGVLLASPPLDFHVTDSYFLVAHFHYVLFGTIVFATYAGIYFWFPKMTGRLMDERLGRWHFWTTFIGFHTTFLVQHWLGAEGMPRRYADYLPSDGFTTLNTVSTIGSFILGGSVLPFVWNVFKSYRYGEVVTVDDPWGYGNSLEWATSCPPPRHNFTELPRIRSERPAFELHYPHMVERMRAETYVGRRPKSVTVTAGTVSGPERETGRR; from the coding sequence GTCCGGCCGTACCCGACACGGCGCGGGATCAAGGGATCGTTTCTCTACAAGGCCGCCACGACCACCGACCCCAAGATGCTGGGTCTGATGTACCTGGTCACCTCGTTCGCGTTCTTCATGGTGGGCGGGTTGATGGCCCTGCTGATCCGCGGCGAGCTGGCGGTGCCGGGTTTGCAGTTCTTGTCCAATGAGCAGTACAACCAGCTGTTCACGATGCACGGCACCATCATGTTGTTGCTGTACGCGACGCCGATCGTCTTCGGGTTCGCGAACTACATTCTGCCGCTGCAGATCGGCGCCCCCGACGTGGCGTTCCCGCGGTTGAACGCGCTGAGTTACTGGTTGTATCTGTTCGGGGCGATCATCACCGTGTCCGGGTTTCTCACCCCGGGAGGTGCGGCGGACTTCGGCTGGACCGGGTATTCGCCCCTGACCAGCGCGGTGCATTCGCCGGGGGTGGGCGGCGATCTGTGGATCATGGGGTTGGCGTTGGCGGGTGTGGGCACCATCCTCGGGGGCGTCAACATGATCACCACCGTCATCTGTCTGCGCGCCCCGGGGATGACGATGTTCCGGATGCCGATCTTCACCTGGAACATCTTCATCACCATGATCCTGGTACTGATTGCCTTCCCGATTCTGACCGCGGCGCTGTTGGGTCTGCTCGTGGATCGGCACCTGGGCGCGCACCTGTTCGATCCGGCCACCGGTGGCGCCCTGCTCTGGCAGCACCTGTTCTGGTTCTTCGGGCACCCCGAGGTGTACATCGTCGCGATCCCGTTCTTCGGCATCGTCTCGGAGATCTTCCCGGTCTTCAGCCGCAAGCCGCTCTTCGGCTACACCGGCCTCGTCTACGCGACCATCGCCATCGCCGCACTGTCGACCGCGGTGTGGGCGCACCACATGTTCGCCACCGGCGCCGTTCTGCTGCCGTTCTTCTCACTGATGAGCTTCTTCATCGCGATACCCACCGGGGTGAAGTTCTTCAACTGGATCGGCACCATGTGGAAAGGGCAGCTCACCTTCGAAACACCGATGCTGTTCTCGCTCGGTTTCCTGGTGACCTTTCTGTTCGGTGGCCTGTCCGGCGTGTTACTCGCGAGCCCGCCGCTGGACTTCCACGTCACCGACTCCTACTTCCTCGTCGCGCACTTCCACTACGTGCTGTTCGGGACCATCGTGTTCGCCACCTACGCCGGCATCTACTTCTGGTTCCCGAAGATGACCGGAAGGCTGATGGACGAGCGCCTCGGCCGGTGGCACTTCTGGACCACCTTCATCGGTTTCCACACCACCTTCCTGGTCCAACACTGGCTCGGCGCCGAAGGCATGCCCCGCCGCTACGCCGACTACCTCCCCTCGGACGGGTTCACCACCCTCAACACCGTCTCGACGATCGGCTCGTTCATCCTCGGCGGGTCCGTGTTGCCGTTCGTCTGGAATGTCTTCAAGTCCTACCGGTACGGCGAGGTGGTCACGGTCGACGACCCCTGGGGCTACGGGAACTCGCTCGAGTGGGCCACCAGTTGTCCCCCGCCGCGGCACAACTTCACCGAGCTGCCCCGAATCCGTTCCGAGCGCCCCGCGTTCGAACTGCACTACCCCCACATGGTCGAGCGGATGCGCGCCGAAACGTACGTCGGCCGACGGCCCAAGTCGGTGACGGTCACCGCGGGCACAGTCTCCGGACCCGAGCGAGAAACGGGCCGGCGATGA
- a CDS encoding MarR family winged helix-turn-helix transcriptional regulator, with the protein MHKRGGDDESVSTSPEDLRAFEVAIRDLVGVALRSIEGGDVEVTLPQLRLLMVLSEEGTVSSSQAARALGVAASTVTRLADRLLASGHLRRGADRSNRSVVTLESTARGRAVVEQVNARRQGELRRILDQLDPTERSDCAATLRRIHACLDGTSTPPALSSLLR; encoded by the coding sequence ATGCACAAACGCGGCGGTGACGACGAGTCGGTGAGCACGAGTCCCGAGGATCTGCGAGCATTCGAAGTCGCCATCCGAGATCTCGTGGGTGTGGCGCTGCGCAGCATCGAGGGAGGCGACGTCGAGGTCACGTTGCCGCAGCTGAGGTTGTTGATGGTGCTCAGCGAGGAGGGCACAGTGAGTTCGAGTCAGGCGGCGCGAGCACTGGGTGTTGCCGCATCGACGGTCACCCGCCTCGCGGATCGTCTCCTCGCCTCCGGGCACCTCAGGCGAGGCGCGGATCGATCGAATCGCAGCGTCGTCACCCTGGAATCGACGGCGCGGGGGCGCGCCGTCGTCGAGCAGGTGAATGCCAGGCGGCAAGGGGAGCTACGTCGCATCCTCGACCAACTCGACCCCACCGAGCGGTCCGATTGTGCGGCCACCTTGCGTCGCATACACGCGTGCCTCGACGGTACGTCGACACCACCGGCGCTCAGTTCGCTTTTGCGGTGA
- a CDS encoding DUF952 domain-containing protein yields the protein MSEQIFHIALADDWEGAARFGEYEASTRAHTLDQIGFIHAATAEQLEHVLATVYGDVNLPLAVIVIDQDALRDAGVDIRWEETAGPSGTPGRWVPRIMGAVPLDPDIVVATIPLEKHGENWAVPDLSGYSVGEAAS from the coding sequence ATGAGCGAACAGATCTTTCACATAGCCCTCGCCGACGACTGGGAAGGCGCCGCACGGTTCGGCGAATACGAAGCGTCCACCCGCGCCCACACACTCGATCAGATCGGATTCATCCACGCCGCGACCGCGGAGCAACTCGAGCATGTCCTCGCCACCGTATACGGTGACGTCAATCTTCCCCTGGCGGTGATTGTGATCGACCAGGACGCACTCCGCGATGCCGGTGTCGACATTCGATGGGAGGAGACGGCGGGGCCGTCGGGTACTCCCGGTCGGTGGGTTCCGCGGATCATGGGAGCGGTGCCGCTGGATCCGGACATTGTTGTGGCGACCATCCCGCTCGAGAAACACGGTGAGAATTGGGCCGTCCCCGACCTTTCCGGGTACAGCGTCGGCGAGGCGGCGTCGTAG
- a CDS encoding group III truncated hemoglobin, with amino-acid sequence MPALTPGEHPRTDLATRADIEDVLRRFYGRVLVDDLLAVPFAEIRERGLESHLPIMCDFWETVLFGAGRYQGSALRVHRSVHTRQRLEARHFLRWLTLWSTTVGQRFHDPIAAHATVHATRIARAMHRNLTGTDSAELDALTSRLPHRVRDDHPSDRSPSRDLDDGTASHRRAREATDLPETHHNPRRAEQTVAADNPPGAPASTRMRPRRRTRKGVHQP; translated from the coding sequence ATGCCTGCACTGACACCGGGCGAACACCCACGCACGGATCTGGCCACTCGCGCCGACATCGAGGACGTGCTCCGCCGGTTCTACGGGCGCGTGCTCGTCGACGACCTCCTCGCCGTCCCGTTCGCCGAGATCCGCGAGAGGGGGCTCGAATCACACCTGCCGATCATGTGCGACTTCTGGGAGACCGTCCTGTTCGGGGCCGGCCGCTACCAGGGCAGCGCCCTGCGGGTGCACCGGAGCGTCCACACCCGACAGCGACTCGAGGCACGGCACTTCCTACGATGGCTCACCCTCTGGTCCACCACGGTCGGGCAGAGGTTTCATGATCCGATCGCCGCACACGCCACCGTCCACGCCACCAGGATCGCCCGGGCGATGCACCGCAACCTGACCGGCACCGACTCCGCCGAACTCGATGCCCTCACCTCCCGACTTCCCCATCGGGTCCGCGATGACCACCCCTCTGATCGCTCCCCCAGCCGTGACCTCGATGACGGAACGGCGTCTCATCGCCGGGCACGTGAGGCCACGGATCTCCCGGAAACCCACCACAATCCGCGCCGAGCAGAGCAGACGGTGGCCGCAGACAACCCCCCGGGGGCACCAGCGTCGACTCGGATGCGTCCGCGGCGCAGAACACGAAAGGGAGTGCATCAACCGTGA
- a CDS encoding carbonic anhydrase, giving the protein MNPASAWQALRQGNERFVNGTPLHPNQGIADRAALSDGQHPTAVLFGCGDSRVAAEIIFDQGLGDVFVVRTAGHVLDDAVLGSIEYAVDIVNVPLIVVLGHDGCGAVKATLDALDNGAVPEGFIRTVVERVAPSVMTGRREGLCTADELEAHHVVETGALLAQRSRIIAGRIEAGTCAIAGVTYTLSDGRIHHQGTVGDIGEPGDRLPRTPRLPSDPTPHHLPPADPGAGGAPARQGGAA; this is encoded by the coding sequence ATGAACCCCGCGTCCGCATGGCAGGCCCTGCGGCAGGGAAACGAGCGATTCGTCAACGGAACCCCACTGCATCCCAACCAGGGGATCGCGGACCGCGCGGCGCTCTCCGACGGGCAGCACCCCACCGCCGTGTTGTTCGGATGCGGAGACTCGCGAGTCGCCGCCGAGATCATCTTCGATCAGGGTCTCGGTGACGTGTTCGTCGTGCGCACCGCAGGCCATGTCCTCGACGACGCCGTTCTCGGCTCGATCGAGTACGCCGTCGACATCGTGAACGTTCCGCTCATTGTCGTGCTCGGCCACGACGGCTGTGGCGCCGTGAAGGCGACGCTCGACGCGCTCGACAACGGCGCGGTGCCGGAGGGATTCATTCGCACCGTCGTCGAACGCGTGGCACCGTCGGTCATGACGGGACGTCGCGAAGGACTCTGCACCGCAGACGAACTCGAAGCCCATCACGTCGTGGAGACCGGCGCACTTCTTGCGCAACGCTCACGCATCATCGCCGGACGCATCGAGGCCGGTACCTGCGCCATCGCCGGCGTCACCTACACGCTGTCCGACGGCCGAATACACCATCAGGGGACGGTGGGAGACATCGGTGAGCCCGGCGACCGACTCCCCAGAACACCACGACTTCCGTCGGATCCGACACCACATCACTTACCACCGGCGGATCCAGGCGCGGGCGGGGCACCGGCGCGGCAGGGCGGCGCAGCCTGA
- a CDS encoding IS1634 family transposase encodes MASIVGKRQGGKTYYYLVESARVDGKPRIVSQQYLGSADEVMAKLTGAEQGQPVRTQHKGFGDVAAAWSILDRLGVAEVIDAVAPRRSDAAVSVGTYLALATVNRVVAPRSKAAFAQWWAGTAGSRWVKAPAAALDHRRFWKAMDRLGEDELRRVETELGRRMVTEFGLDLSGLALDMTNFATFIDSANEAAPIAQRGRAKQKRVDLRLVGLALVITRDGGVPIVSHPYPGDRPDVTQFSDLLDALVTRYRDLTNTVDSLTVVYDAGQNSTANHARVEDSGIGFVGSLPPSDHPELLALGKSRYISVDEDRYPGLTCVDTEVRALGVTRRAVVTHSPNLHAKQSRGFDQTLAKVRRQLAELQATLARGRTRREKAAVQDAIDRICRPRWVREVLTTTLTGDTPGSLRLSWRTDTKSRKRLEHRIFGKRILFTNREHWTAAEVVAAYRSQSEVESGFRQLKDPAVVSFSPMHHWTDSKIRVHVFYCVLALAVAHLMRRQAEHAGLHLSVRALLTELAGIEETVLLYHDGGKGRPRASRMLTDMNDTQHRLYEVFALDRYAPTR; translated from the coding sequence ATGGCTTCGATCGTGGGGAAGCGGCAGGGTGGGAAGACGTACTACTACCTGGTCGAATCGGCCCGTGTGGACGGCAAGCCGCGGATCGTCTCGCAGCAGTATTTGGGCAGCGCGGACGAGGTGATGGCGAAGCTGACCGGCGCCGAGCAGGGGCAGCCGGTCCGCACCCAGCACAAGGGGTTCGGGGATGTGGCGGCGGCATGGTCGATCCTCGACCGGCTCGGAGTGGCCGAGGTGATCGACGCGGTCGCGCCGCGCCGCTCGGATGCGGCGGTGTCGGTGGGCACCTACCTGGCGTTGGCCACCGTCAACCGGGTGGTGGCACCGCGATCGAAGGCGGCATTCGCGCAGTGGTGGGCGGGCACCGCGGGCTCCCGGTGGGTCAAGGCGCCCGCCGCCGCGCTCGATCACCGCCGCTTCTGGAAGGCGATGGACCGCCTCGGCGAGGACGAACTCCGCCGGGTCGAGACCGAACTCGGCCGCCGCATGGTCACCGAGTTCGGGCTGGACCTGTCCGGGCTGGCCCTGGACATGACCAACTTCGCCACGTTCATCGACTCGGCCAACGAGGCGGCGCCGATCGCACAACGCGGCAGGGCCAAACAGAAACGCGTGGACCTGCGGCTGGTCGGGCTGGCGTTGGTGATCACCCGCGACGGCGGAGTCCCGATCGTCTCGCACCCGTACCCGGGCGATCGACCTGACGTCACCCAGTTCTCCGACCTCCTCGACGCACTGGTGACCCGCTACCGGGACCTGACCAACACGGTCGACTCGCTGACCGTGGTCTACGACGCCGGCCAGAACTCGACCGCCAACCACGCCCGCGTCGAGGACTCGGGCATCGGCTTCGTGGGCTCGCTGCCCCCGAGTGATCATCCCGAGCTGCTGGCCCTGGGCAAATCCCGCTACATCAGCGTCGACGAGGACCGCTATCCCGGCCTGACCTGTGTCGACACCGAAGTCCGCGCCCTCGGTGTCACCCGGCGGGCCGTGGTGACCCATTCGCCGAACCTGCACGCCAAACAATCCCGCGGATTCGACCAGACCCTGGCCAAGGTCCGCCGACAACTCGCCGAACTGCAGGCCACCCTCGCGCGCGGACGCACCCGCCGCGAGAAGGCCGCCGTGCAGGACGCGATCGACCGGATCTGCCGGCCCCGCTGGGTGCGCGAGGTACTCACCACCACCCTGACTGGGGACACTCCCGGCAGCCTGCGGCTGTCCTGGCGCACCGACACCAAGTCCCGGAAACGACTCGAACACCGGATCTTCGGCAAACGCATCCTGTTCACCAACCGTGAGCACTGGACCGCCGCCGAGGTCGTCGCCGCCTACCGGTCCCAATCCGAAGTCGAATCCGGCTTCCGGCAACTCAAAGATCCCGCCGTCGTCTCGTTCTCCCCGATGCACCACTGGACCGACTCCAAGATCCGCGTCCACGTCTTCTACTGCGTCCTCGCCCTCGCCGTGGCACACCTGATGCGCCGCCAGGCCGAACACGCCGGCCTGCACCTGTCCGTGCGCGCCCTGCTCACCGAACTCGCCGGCATCGAAGAAACCGTGCTGCTCTACCACGACGGCGGCAAGGGACGACCCCGCGCCAGCCGCATGCTCACCGACATGAACGACACCCAACACCGCCTCTACGAGGTGTTCGCACTCGACCGCTACGCCCCCACCCGATGA
- a CDS encoding GTP pyrophosphokinase: MTVDTICDPDLPMTTQFELFGPEFTQFVLPYQCPISTLTTKMHILRQGFMHLDRHCPIEHVSARVKSPDSIMAKAQRLRCPLTAADIRQNIRDIAGVRITCGLISDTYRVADLIGGQPDVTVLEVEDYIAKPKSNGYKSLHVAVEIPVFLSDRAVQVPVELQIRTIAMDFWASLEHKIYYKYQRSVPRRLVQELTEAADVAHRLDRKMERLHNEVAGLKSALDFEDGPLSLGAIDHDHGDRSQHRCRKPHNATAGPLVRYPPAGGVDVCRTTTHVT, encoded by the coding sequence ATGACGGTCGACACCATCTGCGATCCCGACTTACCGATGACGACGCAGTTCGAGCTCTTCGGTCCCGAATTCACCCAGTTCGTGTTGCCCTACCAATGCCCAATCTCGACGTTGACCACCAAAATGCACATCCTGCGACAGGGTTTCATGCACCTGGATCGCCACTGCCCGATCGAGCATGTCTCGGCACGGGTGAAATCCCCCGACAGCATCATGGCCAAAGCGCAGCGCCTGCGCTGCCCGCTCACGGCCGCCGACATTCGGCAGAACATCCGCGATATCGCCGGAGTCCGCATCACCTGCGGTCTCATCTCGGACACCTACCGCGTTGCGGACCTGATCGGCGGTCAGCCCGATGTCACCGTGCTCGAGGTCGAAGACTACATCGCAAAGCCGAAATCCAACGGCTACAAAAGTTTGCATGTGGCAGTCGAGATCCCGGTGTTCTTGAGCGACCGGGCCGTCCAGGTACCCGTCGAGCTGCAAATCCGGACGATCGCCATGGACTTCTGGGCCAGCCTCGAGCACAAGATCTACTACAAGTACCAGCGCTCCGTCCCCCGCCGATTGGTGCAGGAGCTGACCGAGGCCGCCGACGTCGCGCACCGACTCGACAGGAAGATGGAGCGGCTGCACAACGAAGTTGCCGGCCTGAAGTCGGCGCTGGACTTCGAGGACGGTCCACTGAGCCTCGGGGCCATCGACCACGATCACGGCGATCGCTCACAGCACCGTTGCCGGAAACCACACAACGCGACCGCCGGGCCGCTCGTGCGATACCCGCCGGCCGGTGGCGTGGATGTCTGCCGAACCACCACACACGTCACCTAA